A genomic segment from Propionibacteriaceae bacterium ZF39 encodes:
- a CDS encoding DUF3662 and FHA domain-containing protein: MGFLDRLEKGIEGAVNGVFARAFKGDVQPVEIAARLQKELDAEAKLLSRDRKLVPNEFIVGLSQHDYDRLTPYGKKLTGEIVPELRSHAESMGYVFNGPIMLHFELVPELPTGRFTVESQAVARVDGDKAPVSQSRSRMVIEVNGVRHPLVPPGLVIGRGTDADLRINDPGISRRHAEIKVTGLGFDLDYEIVDLGSTNGITVDGKKVRQAVLHEGTRIEIGSTRMLVHAPAGRS, translated from the coding sequence GTGGGTTTCCTGGACCGTCTGGAGAAGGGCATCGAAGGCGCCGTCAATGGCGTTTTCGCGCGCGCCTTCAAGGGCGATGTGCAGCCCGTCGAGATCGCCGCCCGCCTCCAGAAAGAGCTGGATGCCGAGGCCAAGCTGCTGTCGCGCGATCGCAAGCTGGTCCCCAACGAGTTCATCGTGGGCCTGTCCCAGCACGACTATGACCGACTCACCCCCTATGGCAAGAAGCTCACGGGCGAGATCGTGCCCGAGCTGCGCTCCCACGCCGAGAGCATGGGCTATGTCTTCAACGGCCCGATCATGCTCCACTTCGAGCTGGTGCCCGAGCTCCCGACCGGCCGCTTCACCGTTGAGTCCCAGGCCGTGGCCCGGGTCGACGGCGACAAGGCCCCGGTGAGCCAGTCGCGGTCGCGCATGGTGATCGAGGTCAATGGCGTACGCCATCCCCTCGTGCCCCCGGGCCTCGTCATCGGGCGCGGCACCGACGCCGACCTCCGCATCAACGACCCTGGCATCTCGCGCCGCCATGCCGAGATCAAGGTCACCGGCCTCGGGTTCGATCTCGATTACGAGATCGTCGACCTCGGTTCGACCAACGGCATCACCGTCGACGGCAAGAAGGTGCGTCAGGCGGTCCTGCACGAGGGGACGCGCATCGAGATCGGTTCGACCCGCATGCTGGTGCATGCCCCCGCGGGGCGCAGCTGA
- a CDS encoding alpha/beta fold hydrolase, with protein sequence MRRVVGAVGVLGSGVALGVGAVAGFTAWTLNATRRPFPAYTFTPFEIGVPAEELSFVADDGVRLAGWWFDQPGVDTVVICCHGHRGNKADMLGIGPGLWRSGHNVMLFDFRGNGDSEDGPQSLAHHEQRDLRAAVALVAERKPGARIAVVGFSMGASVAILAAARDRRIEALVLDSPFSTMSDVIAASYRRYRLPSEPILPIADLVNRLRYGYEFAAVRPIDALEDLAPRPILLLHGTEDRVIPYAHAVELARVAAPGTLELVTFEGVDHCGGYFENRQGYIDRVAAFLESALA encoded by the coding sequence GTGCGAAGAGTTGTGGGTGCGGTCGGGGTGCTCGGGAGTGGCGTGGCCCTGGGCGTGGGTGCGGTGGCCGGATTCACGGCCTGGACCCTGAATGCGACCAGGCGGCCGTTCCCGGCGTACACCTTCACGCCCTTCGAGATCGGCGTACCCGCCGAGGAGTTGTCGTTCGTCGCTGACGATGGCGTACGACTGGCCGGTTGGTGGTTCGATCAGCCGGGGGTCGACACCGTGGTGATCTGCTGTCACGGCCATCGCGGCAACAAGGCCGACATGCTCGGGATCGGGCCGGGGCTCTGGCGGTCGGGACACAACGTGATGCTGTTCGACTTCCGGGGCAACGGCGACTCCGAGGACGGGCCGCAATCACTGGCCCACCATGAACAGCGCGACCTGCGGGCGGCCGTGGCCTTGGTGGCGGAAAGAAAGCCCGGGGCACGGATCGCAGTGGTGGGATTCTCGATGGGTGCGTCGGTTGCGATTCTGGCGGCGGCGCGCGACCGGCGGATCGAGGCGCTCGTGCTGGATTCGCCCTTCTCCACGATGAGTGATGTGATCGCTGCGAGCTATCGGCGGTATCGCCTGCCGTCCGAGCCGATCCTCCCGATCGCCGACCTGGTGAACCGGTTGCGCTATGGCTATGAATTCGCGGCGGTACGCCCGATCGACGCTTTGGAGGATCTGGCGCCCCGGCCGATCCTGCTCTTGCACGGCACCGAGGACCGGGTCATCCCCTATGCCCATGCGGTCGAACTGGCCCGTGTCGCCGCGCCCGGGACGCTGGAATTGGTCACCTTCGAGGGCGTCGATCACTGTGGCGGCTACTTCGAGAACCGTCAGGGCTACATCGATCGCGTGGCGGCGTTCCTGGAGAGCGCCCTCGCCTGA